The Vanessa atalanta chromosome 2, ilVanAtal1.2, whole genome shotgun sequence DNA window cattgactcactcactcttctaaccggaatagtacaatactaagtattgttgcttggtggtagaatatatgctgagtaggtggtatctacccaggtggggttgcacaaagccctaccggcTATCACCAAGATTTTACTCTCTATCAAGGGAGATATGTTCAATTTCACTCAAAAACCCTTAGTAAGTAAAAGTATTCCTATTAAGTTGTTTATTGTCAGCAGATGCAGCAGTGCTTTGTGCCAAATGCGGAAATATGGTAACACCAACTTCATATGCAAATCATGAAAGAGAATGTATGCCAATACCAGAAACGCCTCAAGACAGAAATATAAATCCAAAgattgaaattgaattgaataataattataataacatagaaGTTTTTAGCAACTGCAAAACAATATTGGGAAAATGTattgcaaatgaaaattcaccAAATAGTTGTTTATGTGCGCAAATTAAAGATGCGAATAATTTTTATGATGAATTACTTCCGAACGAAAACTTTGATCCTCTTAAAGTTGATATAGATAATAAGCAAACACTCAATAGCAACTATGAGGATATCAGTGTTATGAGCAATGCATGTGAAGGCTGTGATTGTTCCAATACCAAATCTGATGTCCAAAATATGAACTCTTTAAAAGAACccttattacaaaatacaaatgacAATTTACCAAAATTTGAATTAAGAGATGATGGTGCAATAAAACTCAAAGATACAATTGACattgttatcaatattaaaaaagaaaaagaaatgacTGAAACTGatgaattattcaaaattatgaatCAAGTGCCTTTTAATAGTTGTAAAGCAGTGTTAGGTAAATGTATAGTGAGTGGTAGTGGTACCATAAGTGAGAATTGTTTATGTGCTAAAATGGCAATAGATGACCATCAAATGACGGCTCAAGAAATTGATGAGATAACACCACAACCAATGATGACaacatagtaatttattatctgtgatttaatagttatgtttatgttgattttataatctacatagattcatatatttttaaattcttactaTTTTAGGTGTTGCGATTATATtagtattagaaaaaaataaaaactatatttattaatattaactttatatttatttacaacactTCTTTACATTTTCAaccatattatacaaaatatatcttagttAACAATTActacagtaataaaaattattattttacaatcagaCCTCACTTCTAAAAGTATAactaagttaaaaattatttaatcgaCAAATGGAATGCCACTTTATCATTCGGAATTATCACATAACGGCATggattatacattttaaatattaagggaTATTTATATCAGTAACAAACATCCCTTTAATACAattcagataaaataataaggaacccaattaaatgtcataatttactgattattgaaataaaaaatgttattataataaaatatacatttatctatggtaacaatttaaaaagaagaaattaattCTTCGTCGttgaagataataattaaatgattaattttttggCCGCGTTTGTTCACGTACTTGAagcaataaataatctaaaatcctcatgttgatttattttttctaatttgacTAGTCTAATAaaacaagttattatttatcaatataggTAAAATatctttagtattattaataaacttagaACCATTTGGAATCTTAGCGAGAGAATAGATGTAACGGTATATCAATTTACATTGGTATTTTATAGCATTTAAAATCACAGGAAATGGAGTAACAATAATGTACAATTTCTTCCCTTTCATAACTACAGGATGAACTACGCTTCGTTGTTTAAGATAGAATTGAAGTTGCTTACATCTGTCCTTTTGTCACTCTTTTCAGGTGAAtcactaatataattaagttcTTGAATGTTTTCACTGCTGTAATCTTTATTCAGTTGCTCATTATTTTCCTCACTAATTGGTACTACACTAAGGAATTCAGTGTCATTATTTACGGGCCTTGATGTTGTCTTTTCGGCTCCATTACCCAGGTCATTTTCAGGTAATGTAGTTGGTTTCTTCGTAGTGTCTAAATCATCAGTgtctaataaaaatgttgaaatagGTAAAACTTCTTCGTTGTAAGAATTTTCACTTGTTTGTTCTTCGCTGGACGAGGTGATTGTGTTAATTGGTGTTTTATTTGCGTCGGTAGTGGCTGGTTCTTCTACTCGAGAATTGCTATTCGTAAAAAGTTGATTGAACATGCCATCGGGATTATTGATTGCGGTTGTTGTAGTTTCCTGAACTAATTGCGGTATAACTGATAGATCATTTGAGTTAGTATTTTCGTTCGTATGTACCATATCGCTAACAGTATTTGAATTATTCATATGGTCCTCTACGTTCTCGTTTTGCGTTTCATTTAAGTTAGCAGGTTCAATGTCATGACCTTCTTGTAGTTTCTTTACAAGGCTTTTATTGTTCTCAACCTCTGGCAAGAAAGGATTCATGTCAGTATCGTGATCGATGAATTCAGAAGATTGGATGTTTGTAGGTTTTGTGGTAATAGTTGATTGGTTGTCATTTGGATTGGGTATTTcataaattgtaacatttaaattacttacttgTGAGATATTTTGGGAACTCATATCAGACGTATTTGGgacattatattgatttatgatTTGttgatctttaattttaaatgcgtCTATTGTCGTCGGCATGACTGTGGATGTCATTATATTTAGGTTGTCCTTTATTTCATCGCTTTGGTTCATTTCAGATTTGAAACCTTCATTGACCGTAATATCTTTCTCTGTTTCCTCCCAAACTGGAGCTGGATGTGAAGTTGTCATTGAACTTTCTGGATTATTACCAGTCTcctctaattttttttctgacattttgtaaatatattggcCAATCGTTGTAGTTTCAAATGTATTTGATTCGATCTCTTTGTTTGGTAACATGGCTTCGGTAACATGTAATGCCCCGCTTCCATCAGAATTATCTTTTTGTGTATTTACTCTTTTTACTCtggaatcgtcatttaaataaTCGTGAGTAATTCCATACAACATCTCATCTTGATCTGATATTTTGCTACTGTTAGATCCCATGTTATTTAGGTAGTCAGGTTCAAAATCATCTTTAATAGCTCCGCGACCCAATAATTCGTCTACCTTAATCGCAGGTGTATCTGTGGTTTCACCGCTTTcagtaattttcataatatcgtCATAATTAACTTCAGTTACTGATTCAGATAACCAATCTGAATCAGTTGATGTTTCGGCAGAGTCTTTAGTTATCTCATTAGATTCTGTTATGTCTTGaatgttattttctttatccATGATTGCTTTAGATGAACGATTGTATAGCATATTAATCGTATCAAAAGTTATTTCTTTACCTTCATTCTCTAAAgatttgtcattaaatatttgacTAGATACGGTAGTTTTTTCTAAGGTTTCTGTTAGCGGTTTGCGGTTTTCCAAATCTTTATTTTGTTCGTTCAATGAATTCGGAACGATTGTATCTGTTCCAGTAGTAGTCATTTCTGTTGGaggattttcatttattaaaatactttgtgATCCTTGCGATTGAGACATAATCATTTTATTCTCATTGTTGCTTTGGGTACTTGTTGCCACATCATTGTGATTGAAATTCATTGAATTATCCATGTTTTGATCATTTCTTTCATTACTAGAAAATTGTGTTGTTGtttctactttatttttattcgactcATCTTCCTTAACATTGTCATCCATTTCTCGTGAGTTAGATGTAGTCATTTCCATATTCATCCTATTAGTAGTTGATTCTAAAGACATTTCATTGTGTTTCCTTATCAGATCAAACGTAATATCATCGTTTGTAATTCCACTTGTTTGTTCTGTCATTGTCTCTGTTATATAATCTTCTAAGGTCTTAGATGATCTCGACTCTGTCTTACGTTCATCACTCATTTCACTTTCCATTGGTGCTTTAATATTGTCATCATTATTTGTCATTACTGCAGTGCTTTGGGGAACTAAGCTGGTAGTATTTTCTTCAGCTTCAAGCCAATCATTGTCGACTGATGAGTCGTTGCTAAAAGTATCGTTTAAA harbors:
- the LOC125075135 gene encoding zinc finger protein 14-like isoform X1, whose protein sequence is MLQCCYCSKEFKYESEKKRHEQSHFPQFECNQCFKKFSFLSALRRHQKQHERTGHVPCLDCGRNFRDDILLKRHIKYAHKGTYECSKCSSKFKSDLALMSHMKTHKPKAERRFQCSFEDCKKSFNFAHHLKHHELTHTNAKQFYCKTCGKGFIQAHHLKSHIKTHEPENWLYCTIPDCDKKFVTEYARKKHLTSHRTTIDSGISSDSNCEISGSQDSLKADAAVLCAKCGNMVTPTSYANHERECMPIPETPQDRNINPKIEIELNNNYNNIEVFSNCKTILGKCIANENSPNSCLCAQIKDANNFYDELLPNENFDPLKVDIDNKQTLNSNYEDISVMSNACEGCDCSNTKSDVQNMNSLKEPLLQNTNDNLPKFELRDDGAIKLKDTIDIVINIKKEKEMTETDELFKIMNQVPFNSCKAVLGKCIVSGSGTISENCLCAKMAIDDHQMTAQEIDEITPQPMMTT
- the LOC125075135 gene encoding zinc finger protein 729-like isoform X2, which encodes MLQCCYCSKEFKYESEKKRHEQSHFPQFECNQCFKKFSFLSALRRHQKQHERTGHVPCLDCGRNFRDDILLKRHIKYAHKGTYECSKCSSKFKSDLALMSHMKTHKPKAERRFQCSFEDCKKSFNFAHHLKHHELTHTNAKQFYCKTCGKGFIQAHHLKSHIKTHEPENWLYCTIPDCDKKFVTEYARKKHLTSHRTTIDSGISSDSNCEISGSQDSLKDAAVLCAKCGNMVTPTSYANHERECMPIPETPQDRNINPKIEIELNNNYNNIEVFSNCKTILGKCIANENSPNSCLCAQIKDANNFYDELLPNENFDPLKVDIDNKQTLNSNYEDISVMSNACEGCDCSNTKSDVQNMNSLKEPLLQNTNDNLPKFELRDDGAIKLKDTIDIVINIKKEKEMTETDELFKIMNQVPFNSCKAVLGKCIVSGSGTISENCLCAKMAIDDHQMTAQEIDEITPQPMMTT